From a single Fusobacterium pseudoperiodonticum genomic region:
- a CDS encoding phosphatidylserine decarboxylase: MKFEQIKYIERKTGEIKTEKVMGEGALKFLYYNPFGKLALNAVVKRKFVSDWYGSKMSKPESKEKIKGFVEEMGIDMSEYKKSIDEYTSFNDFFYRELKEGARDIDYDEKAIVSPADGKILAYQNIKEVDKFFVKGSEFTLEEFFNDKDLAKKYEDGTFVIIRLAPADYHRFHFPTDGEISEVKKISGDYYSVSTHAIKTNFRIFCENKREYAILKTKNFGDIAMFDVGATMVGGIVQTYKANSFVKKADEKGYFLFGGSTCILVFEKGKVEIDKDILENTQNKIETRIYMGEKFGNEKN, translated from the coding sequence ATGAAATTTGAACAAATAAAATATATAGAAAGAAAGACAGGAGAAATAAAAACGGAAAAGGTTATGGGAGAAGGAGCATTAAAGTTCCTTTACTACAATCCTTTTGGGAAATTAGCTTTAAATGCTGTTGTAAAAAGAAAATTTGTTTCTGATTGGTATGGAAGCAAGATGTCTAAACCTGAATCTAAAGAAAAGATAAAAGGCTTTGTAGAAGAAATGGGTATAGATATGAGCGAATACAAGAAATCTATAGATGAGTATACAAGTTTTAATGATTTCTTCTATCGTGAATTAAAAGAAGGAGCTAGAGATATTGATTATGATGAAAAGGCAATAGTTTCTCCAGCAGATGGGAAAATTTTAGCCTATCAAAATATAAAAGAAGTTGATAAGTTCTTTGTCAAAGGCTCTGAATTTACTTTAGAAGAGTTTTTTAATGACAAAGATCTAGCAAAAAAATATGAAGATGGGACTTTTGTAATAATCAGACTAGCACCAGCTGATTATCATAGATTTCATTTTCCAACAGATGGAGAAATTTCAGAAGTTAAAAAGATTTCTGGAGATTATTACTCTGTTTCAACCCATGCAATAAAGACTAATTTTAGAATATTCTGTGAAAATAAAAGAGAATATGCAATACTTAAAACTAAAAACTTTGGAGATATTGCAATGTTTGATGTTGGAGCAACCATGGTTGGTGGAATAGTTCAAACATATAAGGCAAATAGCTTTGTAAAAAAAGCTGATGAGAAAGGATATTTTCTTTTTGGAGGGTCAACTTGTATCCTAGTTTTTGAAAAAGGTAAGGTTGAAATAGATAAAGATATATTAGAAAATACTCAGAATAAGATAGAAACAAGAATTTATATGGGAGAAAAATTTGGAAATGAAAAAAACTAA
- the dtd gene encoding D-aminoacyl-tRNA deacylase — protein sequence MRTVIQRVKYAKVNVDGKTIGEIDKGLLVLLGITHEDTIKEVKWLANKTKNLRIFEDEEERMNLSLEDVKGKVLIISQFTLYGNSIKGNRPSFIDAAKPDYAKDLYLKFIEEFKSFGIETQEGEFGADMKVELLNDGPVTIIIDTKDATIK from the coding sequence ATGAGAACAGTTATACAAAGAGTTAAGTATGCCAAGGTAAACGTTGATGGAAAAACAATAGGAGAAATTGACAAGGGACTTCTAGTTCTTTTGGGTATTACTCACGAAGACACTATTAAAGAAGTCAAATGGCTTGCTAACAAAACTAAAAATTTAAGAATTTTTGAAGATGAAGAGGAAAGAATGAATCTTTCTTTAGAAGATGTAAAAGGAAAGGTTTTAATAATTTCTCAATTTACTCTTTACGGAAATTCTATAAAAGGAAATAGACCTTCTTTTATTGATGCAGCTAAGCCTGATTATGCTAAAGATTTATACTTAAAATTTATTGAAGAATTTAAAAGTTTTGGTATAGAAACTCAAGAAGGTGAATTTGGTGCTGATATGAAAGTTGAACTTTTAAATGATGGACCTGTCACTATAATTATCGATACCAAAGATGCAACTATAAAATAA
- a CDS encoding nicotinate phosphoribosyltransferase: protein MNNDIILTEFARVINSDRYQYTESDIFLMENMQNKIAVFDMFFRKTEDGGFAVVSGIQEVIHLIEVLNTTSEEEKRKYFSKVLEEEHLVDFLSKMKFTGDLYAIQDGEIVYPNEPIITIKAPLIQAKILETPILNIMNMNLGIATKASMVTRAADPVKVLAFGSRRAHGFDSAVQGNKAAVIGGCFGHSNLITEYKYGIPSNGTMSHSYIQAFGVGAEAEKEAFVTFIKHRRQRKSNSLILLVDTYDTIHIGIENAIKAFKECGIDDNYEGIYGVRLDSGDLAYQSKKCRKRFDEEGFTKAKITLTNSLDEQLIRSLREQGACVDMYGVGDAIAVSKSYPCFGGVYKIVELDEEPLIKISGDVIKISNPGFKEVYRIFDKDGYAYADLISLVKNDKDKEKLLNNEDFTIRDEKYDFKSSLIEKDKYTFTKLTKQYIKAGVIDQDLYSELFDIMKSQKHYFDSLAKVSEERKRLENPHSYKVDLSSDLIELKYGLINKIKNV, encoded by the coding sequence ATGAATAATGATATTATTTTAACAGAATTTGCAAGAGTTATCAACTCTGATAGATATCAATATACAGAAAGTGATATTTTTCTTATGGAAAACATGCAAAATAAGATTGCAGTTTTTGATATGTTTTTTAGAAAAACAGAAGATGGAGGATTTGCTGTTGTATCAGGAATACAAGAGGTTATCCATCTAATAGAAGTTTTAAATACTACTTCTGAAGAAGAAAAAAGAAAATATTTTTCTAAAGTTTTAGAGGAAGAACATCTAGTAGATTTCTTATCTAAGATGAAATTTACAGGAGATTTATATGCAATACAAGATGGAGAAATAGTTTATCCTAATGAGCCAATAATAACTATAAAGGCTCCATTGATACAAGCTAAAATTTTAGAAACTCCTATACTAAATATAATGAATATGAATTTAGGAATTGCAACTAAAGCTTCAATGGTAACAAGAGCAGCAGACCCAGTTAAGGTTCTTGCTTTTGGAAGTAGAAGAGCACATGGTTTTGATAGTGCTGTTCAAGGAAATAAGGCAGCTGTTATTGGTGGATGTTTTGGACACTCAAACTTAATTACAGAATATAAATATGGTATCCCTTCTAATGGAACTATGTCTCACTCATATATTCAAGCTTTTGGAGTTGGAGCTGAAGCAGAAAAAGAAGCCTTTGTTACTTTTATTAAACATAGAAGACAAAGAAAAAGTAATTCTTTAATACTTTTAGTTGATACTTATGACACTATCCATATAGGAATTGAAAATGCTATAAAGGCTTTTAAAGAATGTGGAATAGATGATAATTATGAAGGAATCTATGGAGTAAGATTGGACTCAGGAGACTTGGCATATCAATCTAAAAAATGCCGTAAGAGATTTGATGAAGAAGGATTTACTAAGGCAAAAATTACTTTGACAAATTCTTTAGATGAACAGTTGATAAGATCACTTCGTGAACAAGGGGCTTGTGTAGATATGTATGGTGTTGGAGATGCCATAGCAGTAAGTAAATCATATCCTTGTTTTGGAGGAGTATATAAAATAGTTGAATTAGATGAAGAACCATTAATAAAAATTTCAGGAGATGTTATAAAAATATCAAACCCTGGATTTAAAGAAGTATATAGAATATTTGATAAAGATGGTTATGCTTATGCAGATTTAATAAGTTTAGTTAAAAATGATAAGGACAAAGAAAAATTATTAAATAATGAGGACTTCACAATAAGAGATGAAAAATATGATTTCAAATCAAGTCTTATTGAAAAAGATAAATATACATTTACAAAATTAACTAAACAATATATAAAGGCTGGTGTGATTGATCAAGATTTATATAGTGAATTATTTGATATTATGAAATCTCAAAAACACTATTTTGATTCTTTAGCTAAGGTTTCAGAAGAAAGAAAAAGACTTGAAAACCCACATAGCTACAAGGTTGACTTATCATCTGACTTAATAGAATTAAAATATGGTTTAATAAATAAAATAAAAAATGTCTAA
- a CDS encoding magnesium transporter: MGKVYKSRIHRIIFNFLCGAVLSFFIFFIAQIWLNQLISVIIASLIFLLYIWLVIWGNFITIIVNEKELIVKNGKKEDVYEFSKYHFRARTISSSGDTECTLYAIDENENRTHIDCELIGIGQFKHLLADLKLTGEQVNKIKTIKKEK; the protein is encoded by the coding sequence TTGGGAAAAGTCTATAAAAGTAGAATCCATAGAATAATTTTTAATTTTCTATGTGGAGCAGTTCTCTCATTTTTTATTTTCTTCATTGCACAAATCTGGTTAAATCAACTAATTTCAGTTATTATAGCTAGTCTTATTTTTTTATTATATATCTGGTTGGTGATCTGGGGAAATTTTATTACTATTATTGTAAACGAAAAAGAACTCATAGTTAAAAATGGGAAAAAAGAAGATGTATACGAATTCTCTAAATATCATTTTCGAGCAAGAACTATTTCTTCAAGCGGAGATACAGAATGTACTCTCTATGCTATTGATGAAAATGAAAATAGAACTCATATAGATTGTGAGTTAATCGGTATTGGACAGTTTAAACATCTATTGGCTGATTTAAAATTAACTGGCGAACAAGTTAACAAAATAAAAACTATAAAAAAAGAGAAATAA